The following proteins are co-located in the Desulfoscipio sp. XC116 genome:
- the rplR gene encoding 50S ribosomal protein L18, with product MISKPDRNALRKKRQLRVRNRVGGTEQRPRLNVYRSLNNIYAQIINDDRGETLVTASSLSPEIKGTVSGGNREAAVAVGKLIAGRALEKGVKQVVFDRAGYVYHGRVKALADGAREGGLEF from the coding sequence ATGATTAGTAAACCTGACCGCAATGCATTGCGCAAAAAGCGTCAGCTTCGCGTGCGTAACAGGGTGGGTGGTACCGAGCAGCGCCCCAGGCTGAATGTGTACCGCAGTCTCAATAATATATACGCCCAGATAATCAATGATGATCGCGGCGAAACTCTGGTGACCGCGTCATCCCTTTCGCCCGAAATTAAAGGTACCGTATCCGGTGGTAACCGGGAAGCGGCCGTGGCAGTGGGCAAGCTGATTGCCGGCAGGGCCCTGGAGAAGGGTGTCAAACAAGTGGTGTTTGACCGGGCCGGTTATGTTTACCACGGGCGGGTCAAGGCTCTGGCCGATGGAGCCAGAGAGGGCGGCCTTGAGTTTTAA